One genomic segment of Sphingorhabdus sp. M41 includes these proteins:
- the acpS gene encoding holo-ACP synthase → MIIGLGSDLCNIERIQNSLDRFGERFEKRVFTELERAKAARRPFTKAGTYAKRFAAKEAYSKAVGTGFRAGVFMKDIGVINAKSGAPTLALTGGAKKRLDALTPAGYGVTVHLTLTDDHPWAQAFVIIEAHPL, encoded by the coding sequence ATGATCATCGGCCTCGGCTCCGACCTCTGCAATATCGAGCGCATCCAGAATTCGCTCGACCGCTTCGGCGAGCGGTTTGAAAAGCGTGTCTTCACCGAACTGGAACGCGCCAAGGCGGCCCGGCGGCCATTTACCAAGGCCGGAACCTACGCCAAACGCTTCGCTGCCAAGGAAGCTTATTCCAAAGCGGTCGGCACCGGTTTCCGCGCCGGCGTCTTCATGAAGGATATCGGCGTCATCAATGCCAAGAGCGGAGCACCGACGCTCGCGCTCACCGGCGGCGCGAAAAAACGCCTCGACGCGCTGACACCGGCGGGATATGGGGTGACCGTTCATCTCACACTCACCGACGATCATCCATGGGCGCAAGCATTCGTGATCATTGAAGCCCATCCGCTATAG
- the lepB gene encoding signal peptidase I, whose product MALDNIAGSDTAKKPEKEKTDWIGEIKSIALLLLAVLAFHSLVAKPFYIPSVSMMPGLLVGDRLIVSKYAYGWSWVSPTFHIVPRVSGRLFGSLPERGDVVILTPREQSSDYIKRVIGLPGDTIELRGGQVFLNGIGVRQDVQPDLQVPIDANSPCGVHEFPGARGVDADGNPVCNLPIVRETLPNGVSYDIIDLGPQYTDDVAPVEIPEGQVYLLGDNRDLSADSRVASPLGLGGPIPWENIGGRAEFITFSLDGTTTLNPLSWWGAFRSGRAGTSLRPAKAVSASK is encoded by the coding sequence ATGGCTCTAGACAATATCGCCGGCAGCGACACCGCCAAGAAACCGGAAAAGGAAAAGACCGACTGGATCGGCGAGATCAAGAGCATCGCCCTGCTGTTGCTGGCGGTTCTGGCGTTCCACAGCCTGGTCGCGAAGCCATTTTATATCCCATCGGTATCGATGATGCCCGGTCTGCTTGTCGGCGACCGGCTGATTGTCAGCAAATATGCTTATGGCTGGTCCTGGGTATCCCCGACCTTCCATATCGTCCCACGCGTATCGGGTCGCTTGTTCGGAAGTCTGCCGGAACGCGGCGACGTCGTCATCCTGACCCCGCGAGAGCAAAGCAGCGACTATATCAAGCGGGTGATCGGCCTGCCCGGCGACACGATCGAACTGCGCGGCGGTCAGGTGTTTCTCAACGGCATCGGCGTAAGACAGGACGTACAGCCCGATCTGCAGGTGCCGATCGATGCCAACTCTCCCTGCGGAGTCCACGAATTTCCCGGTGCACGCGGTGTGGATGCCGACGGCAATCCGGTTTGCAACCTGCCGATCGTGCGTGAAACTCTGCCCAATGGCGTGAGCTATGATATTATCGATCTCGGTCCGCAATATACCGATGACGTGGCACCGGTCGAAATTCCGGAAGGACAAGTCTATCTGCTGGGCGACAATCGCGATCTCAGCGCCGACAGCCGGGTGGCCAGTCCGCTCGGTCTCGGTGGCCCCATTCCCTGGGAGAATATTGGCGGACGGGCCGAATTCATCACCTTCTCGCTGGATGGAACCACGACGCTCAATCCCTTGAGCTGGTGGGGTGCCTTCCGCAGCGGACGGGCCGGCACCAGCCTGCGTCCTGCCAAAGCGGTTTCAGCCAGCAAATAG